One Actinomycetota bacterium DNA segment encodes these proteins:
- a CDS encoding YebC/PmpR family DNA-binding transcriptional regulator has product MSGHSKWAQIKHKKVKEDAKRGRIFSRFSRAIMVAAKEGGGNPDLNPTLATAIQKAKDYNMPHENIERAIKRGTGELGEARFEHIIYEGYGPNGVAIMVHVLTDNRNRAAADMRSIFSRHQGNLGATGCVSWMFDKKGHILINKGEGIDEDELLTIAIEAGAEDMRAQNDHYEIITFPTDLISVRKTLEEHGITPDSAEITMLPKSTVKLNKEEAKKVLRLMDALEEHDDVQEIYANFDIPDEILEELTIGVK; this is encoded by the coding sequence ATGTCTGGACATTCGAAATGGGCGCAGATAAAACACAAGAAGGTTAAAGAGGATGCCAAGAGGGGACGAATATTCAGCAGGTTCTCAAGAGCGATTATGGTTGCTGCAAAGGAGGGAGGAGGGAATCCCGATTTAAATCCCACTTTGGCGACTGCTATCCAAAAAGCTAAGGACTACAACATGCCTCACGAAAATATCGAGCGAGCGATCAAGAGAGGTACGGGAGAGTTGGGAGAAGCTAGATTCGAACATATCATTTACGAGGGATATGGTCCCAATGGAGTAGCCATCATGGTTCATGTTTTGACGGATAACAGGAATAGAGCCGCCGCGGATATGCGTAGCATTTTCTCAAGACACCAGGGGAATTTGGGAGCAACGGGCTGTGTAAGCTGGATGTTCGATAAAAAAGGTCATATCCTGATAAACAAAGGAGAGGGAATAGACGAAGATGAACTTTTGACCATTGCCATAGAAGCCGGTGCCGAGGATATGAGAGCGCAGAATGATCACTATGAGATCATCACCTTCCCAACAGATCTCATAAGCGTGCGCAAAACCTTGGAAGAGCATGGAATAACACCGGATTCGGCGGAGATAACTATGCTTCCGAAGAGCACCGTCAAACTCAATAAGGAAGAAGCGAAGAAGGTATTGAGGTTGATGGATGCCCTGGAGGAGCACGACGATGTGCAGGAAATATACGCAAACTTCGATATCCCTGATGAGATACTAGAGGAACTCACTATAGGGGTAAAGTAA
- a CDS encoding pyridoxal 5'-phosphate synthase glutaminase subunit PdxT (with PdxST is involved in the biosynthesis of pyridoxal 5'-phosphate; PdxT catalyzes the hydrolysis of glutamine to glutamate and ammonia; PdxS utilizes the ammonia to synthesize pyridoxal 5'-phosphate), which translates to MNIGVLALQGAVREHIQMIERCKARGISIKRPHELSLIDALIIPGGESTTIGKLRQRESFEADLDISELGSRSYKGVFIRAPWIESVGQGVTIMAKFDGKIIMARQDKLLVSAFHPELTGDCRIHEYFIEKFVKQGC; encoded by the coding sequence TTGAATATAGGAGTACTCGCTCTTCAGGGAGCCGTTAGAGAGCATATTCAAATGATCGAGCGATGCAAAGCTCGGGGGATTTCCATAAAGAGACCTCACGAGCTTTCGCTTATAGATGCTCTCATCATTCCTGGGGGAGAGAGCACCACCATCGGCAAACTAAGGCAAAGGGAAAGTTTCGAAGCCGACTTGGATATCTCTGAGCTCGGTTCTCGATCCTACAAAGGCGTCTTTATTCGTGCTCCCTGGATCGAATCGGTGGGACAGGGGGTTACCATCATGGCGAAATTTGATGGTAAAATTATAATGGCAAGGCAGGATAAGCTATTGGTTTCAGCTTTCCATCCCGAACTTACGGGCGATTGCAGGATTCACGAATATTTTATAGAAAAATTTGTAAAGCAGGGGTGTTAA